The nucleotide sequence TGCCGGAACAGCAAGAAAAAGAAATCAAGGTAGTCAGTCAATCAGAATTTGATCAACTGAACTTGCCACAATCCACTTTACAGCTAGTTCAGGTAAAAGACTTCCAAGCAAACCTGAAACCAATCGAAACACTTGTTGCTCAAAATAAAATGAACAATCCATCTTTGCAAAAAGTAGAGTACAGCAACCAGAAATATGAAATGTATGAAGTGTATAATGGTCTATTCTCTGGTTTTGAATTTATGGGATTCTTCCTAGGTTTAGCTTTCTTGACCATGCTTGCTAGCTGTTTGATGTTCAAGATCTTGTCAGGAAGCAAGAGTGACATTGCTCGTTATGAAATGCTTGAAAAGATAGGAACACGACGCGGGTTGCTTAAACAATCGATCCGTAGAGAAGTAGGCGTGTTATTCTTAGCACCAGGAATCTTAGGTGTAGTCCATGTCTTATTCGGATTACAAATGTTTGGTCTATTCATGCAAAATCCATACAAAGATATTTGGGTTCCGTTTACGATCTTCTTCGTATTGTATTTCATCTACTATGTACTGACGACATGGTTATATACTGGAATCGTATTGAAAAAGAGATTGTGAAAAAGCTGTCCTGCATCAAGTAATAAGAACAGCCAAGCAAAAATAGCTCCTCATATTTTTCGTTTGGTTGGGCTTATTACCGCAGATGCAAGCTTTTGAACACCGTTTGTTCGGAAAAAGAGGTTGTGACAATATTTTTGTCACAACCTTTTTTTCACGGTCTTTTATTAGAATATAGTAAATTTTTTCTCGTTACTCACGGAATAAGCTGTTAAGAAAACGGTTTCCATGTATACTGGAATCAGTGCAAATGAAAGAAAAGAGGGTGCAAGGAACATGGAAATCAATGAACAAAATTTTGGCGAAAACTATCACTTGATTACGATCACGAATCAAAATGGGACATCTTTGTCTGTCAGTGATCTTGGGGCACGGGTTGTTCATTTTCAAACAATAATCGATAATGAAAAACGAGAGTTGATCTTAGGTTTTGATGAAGCAAAAGAATATCTAGAAAAAGACCCTTATATCGGTGCTTCAATCGGACGTATGGCTGGACGGATTACGAATGGCACATTCAAATTAGATGATGAAACGTTCGAAGTAAAAACAGACCCGGACACTGGTCATTGTTTACATGGTGGTGCACCTAGCTTTGAAGCCAAGCAGTGGCATTATACAGTCATCAATGGTGAAAACGAAGCATCGGTCATTTTCTATCAGACTAGCCCAGATATGGAAAACGGATTTCCTGGAACTTTAGATGTAGAAGTACGGTATACGCTGACGAACGATGATACATGGCGAGTGACGGTCCAAGGGATCAGTGACCGCAAAACAGTATTCAATCCTACAAATCATGTCTATTTCAATTTAACCGGTGATCCAGCACAGTCAATCGACGAACATATACTTTGGTTGAATAGCCGATTATTTGCTACGCTCAATAAAGATACAACGCCTACAGGAGAAGTAGTTTCAGTAAGTGGCACAGCATTTGACTTCCAACGTCCTAAAAAATTAGGTGAGGTCTTTGCCAGTGATTTTCGCCAATCAATGATAGTGGGCGGCAT is from Enterococcus faecium and encodes:
- a CDS encoding aldose epimerase family protein, producing MEINEQNFGENYHLITITNQNGTSLSVSDLGARVVHFQTIIDNEKRELILGFDEAKEYLEKDPYIGASIGRMAGRITNGTFKLDDETFEVKTDPDTGHCLHGGAPSFEAKQWHYTVINGENEASVIFYQTSPDMENGFPGTLDVEVRYTLTNDDTWRVTVQGISDRKTVFNPTNHVYFNLTGDPAQSIDEHILWLNSRLFATLNKDTTPTGEVVSVSGTAFDFQRPKKLGEVFASDFRQSMIVGGIDHPFLLKKQSGLLNAAELTSPDEKVSIQVKTDASGIVIFTANFGEDGPEMRGNKLVNHGGITFETQELPGAERLESFGDVTLEPNQVREFVTEYKINIKK